The genomic window AATACCCTGCTCTAACCCTTGAATGCCCTATCCTCATGTCCGTGTACGCCGCCAATGGCACCACCGTGTTCCCCACCGGATGCGTTTGTGTATTGACCAGTTGACCATTCACATATAACTTTTGCTCGCCCGTTGCCTTGTTATACGTGCCTGCTGCATGGTACCAGATGCCCACCGAATTGCCTAAATTCATTTGCGTCGTTCGCATCGTCCTTACACCGCTGCCATTCTGTGTCGTAAGGACAAACTGGAGGGTATTGCTGGAGGCGCCTGACGGAAATCTCAATTCAAATCCCTCCATTAACTGTGCATTGGAATTATTCCTGAACCCGCTAAAGATGGCATCGTTCCGCGCCGTATCGTTGGCATTTTTGTAAAACCAGGCACAGACGGAGAGCTCGTCATGGTTACTCCGGGGTATTGACACATAGTCGTTCGCCCCGTCAAATCCCAAACCCCCTCCGTATCTTCCCGTCGTCCATGTCGCCCCGCCATTAACGCTTCCATGATTGCCGTTGCCAGACGAGTCATTGGCCACGGTCCCCGTATTTTCATCCAGGGCATAGCGCGCCTGCAACGCAGAGGTAAAGGCATTGTACAAGCCCTGCATCTCACGGTCGCTTAAGACGCGGTCGTAGAGGCGGACGTCATCAATGACGCCGTAGAAATACCCCGTCGTGGCCGCGGAATGTCCTATGGTCATGCCCGGATAATAGGTCATCGGCACGATGCTGTTTCCCGCCGGATGGGTTACCGTACGAATCAGTTGACCATTGACATACAATCGCTGCTGGCCGGTGGCCTTGTTGTAACTGCACCCCACATGATACCAGCTCCCCGCGGCATTGAGCAGGTTCCGCCGGGCCGTTCGGCTTGTCCGGACACCGCTGCCGTCGCGGGTGATGAGGACAAAGTCCAGGGAATTGGGGGAAGCCGGGCTGAACCGCACTTCAAAACCCTCCTGCAGTTGCAGATTCGCATCGTTTCTGAAACCGCCTACGATGGCATCGGTATACGACACATCGTTGGCATGCTTGTAAAACCATGCAGACAGGGACATCTCGTCCGAGCTCATCAGGGGAATTGTCACGTAATCGCTGGTTCCGTTAAAGCCCAGCCCGCCGCCTTCTTTTCCCGTTGTCCAGGCAGCTCCGCTGATGGTGCCGTCTTTGTCATAAACCGACGAGTCGCCAGCCGTCGTGCCCGCTCCTTCGCTGAAGGCATAGTGGGCTATGCTATCGGCAAGGACGATGTGTCCCAGGGATGACGGGTTACTATGAGTATCCGCATTCCCGATCCAGATGACCTTTCCCTCACGATTTCCCCCATTGTCATCGTCACTATATCCTGCACTCAACCCCAGGGTCATACCCTCTGCGGGGGTAATCCCCAGATTGCCCCACGGTATGGCCAGCTCAATCGTGTATCCGCCGGGGACGGATGCCCAGCCGTGTAATACGCCGGTGGTGTTGCCGCTCCTTTCATAAAGTGAGGCATCATTCCACCCCTTGTTGAACCGGCGGTCGTGGCTGTCGTAGGTCGTACTGTGATTGTAATCCCCGTCGATAGAGACCTCGATACTGTCGTCATGCCAGACCGTGGCTGAATCATTGGAGAGATTATTATCCAGTACCCTCATACCCACATATAAATAGGTAGTATCCCAGAGTACCCCGAATTGAGCCGTGTTGTTCGTTACCCCGTTTACCACCTTCGCTGCATCAATACCAACATCCCAGCCTGATTCGCTTAAATTGCCATCGACGGTCATGCCGGATGAGGCGTATCGCACTGGTAAAGGTCTGGTGGTGAAGTTCCACGTAAAGTCTGAGGATATGGCGTTACCGGCCAGGTCAGTTATCCCGGTGGTGAGGGTTGCCGTGTAGGTGGTGGAGTAGATCAACGGGCTTGTTGGGGTAAATGTGGCCGTTGTGCCGCTGTAAGAGACCGTTCCCGTGATGGCGCTGTTGAGGTTATTGTCACGGACGGTAAAGGTGTTTGTATTGATCGTAGCAGCGTTCATTGCCTCACTGAACATGGCCGTGATTACCCCTGTGACATCAATTTCCGTTGCATTACCTGTCGGATTGGTGGAGCTGACCGTGGGCGGGGTTGTGTCGGGACTATAAAGCTCATGAATCTCAGATTCGGAAAGGGCACGGTTGTAGATTCTGACTTCATCGATGACACCATGAAAGTATTCACTGATATTTCTACTATAAACTGCACCAATGAGTAAATTTTCAGCGCTATTATTCATGATACCTGTTCTTGATAAAGAGGCATCTTCCGCACCATTGAAGTACAACTTTACAAAATTTGAATCATACGTAACCGCAACATGTATCCACTGATCCGGTACAATAGAAGTTGTTCCTTCAAGATCAGCGAGATCGTGATGGTTTCCTTGAGATAGTTCTATTCGTAATTTGTCACTGTCATTGTGATCCTTAAAAAGATAGGCCCAATCCCGTGTATCATCATTCCATTTGGAAACAATGGCCCTGGGGCCTGAGGTATCAAGAGATTTAATCCATGCGGTAATGGTCAGGCTATTCGATAAATCTAATGAATTATTATCCGGAATAAGGATATGATCATCGATCCCGTCAAAACTATAAGCACTATTAGCATTTCCGTACCTATCGTTTGTCAAAGTAGCCCCTTGTACAGTTCCGTGATTCCCATTTCCACTTTCATCCTGGGCATTACTATTGAACGGATAAGATGCTACCAATCCGTCATTCAAGCTAGCCAAAACGGAAGTAGCATACATGAACATCATACTTGTAGCCATTAGCACGGTAATAAATTTCTGAGGGACAGCCATCACCAATCTTCTTCTTATAAAAACAAAAAAGCCTTACTGCAAAAATGTTTTATAAACATCTTCGGCAGTAAGGCTGTCTTTTCATCAGATGTAGAGGCGTATTGCAATACGCCTTTACGAAAGACCCTTTTCTTTGCGTCCCCTGATCACTCAGGGTTTGCCCTTATCGTGTTGTATCTTTTCCTACGGAATTGTTTGCGTGAATGGTTAGAATTGCAGGATATTACCATTGATAGATGAGTTGTGTCAATAAAAAAGTATGCCACGATTTTTTTCATGGTGTACTACTCAGCGCTTGCTATTTCATGATTTTGCAAAATAAAAGCATGCCAGGTAGTGTGGACACCGCCTGCCGAAAATGGGGATTTACCCGGACTATCCTTGACACCGGCATTTTTCATGCACAGCGCATGACACAGAGAAACGCCCCCCTTGCCCCCTTTATCAAGGGGGATTTTCTCACGATAGGGGCGAACGGCCGTTCGCCCCTACGCAGGGGGTTCCGCGGGAGTTGTCTGGCATGCTGTGCTAAAACTACAGATTTTCTTCATATTAAAGTAAAACTGAGTTATTGTACACACAGAATACAACGGTAGCAACCTATTTTTCACCGTGTTATTCTTGTTTTTTATCTTATTGACACACCGTAAATTGTGCTTTATATTACTACTAAAAGTTATACATTCTAAGATTCCTGGCGCGGCACAGCCGCAACCAGGTTTTCTCGTAACACTTTAGTTTTTTGAAAAAGTAGGGGCGAAGCATTTGCCATCTTGGGGTGTGAATACATTTATGCCAATTTATGGCAAATGCTTCGCCCTTACACCGTGCGGCAACATCGTTATTATAGTAATTTTTCAAAAAACTAAATTGTTACAAAAAAAAGAAGTTTTTATACAGTAATACTAAAATGACCTCTCATTTTCTGAGGAATCCCGTGCACCATACGGTTGTATGTTAAAAATACCATGAGGGTAACTGTCAGAGACTTTTCGATTGGCCGGGGGCATCCCCTGGTCTTTATTGCTGGTCCGTGCGTCATTGAGAGTCACGAAGGCTGTCTGAAACTGGCTGAAAAGTTAAAGGGTATCTTTCAGGCCAGAAAGATACCCTTTATCTTCAAGGCGTCATATGACAAGGCAAACCGGACCTCGGTTCATTCATACCGCGGGCCTGGCATGAAAGAGGGTTTAAAGATTTTAGCGGATATTCAGAGGCAACTCAACGTGCCGGTACTTTCCGATGTCCACGAGACGGAAGACGTCCCTTTCGCGGCAGAAACCCTTGATGTTATACAAATTCCCGCCTTCCTTTGCCGACAGACCGACTTGGTCATGGCTGCTGCAAAGACCGGCAAACCGGTCAATGTGAAGAAGGGGCAGTTTCTGGCGCCATGGGATATGAAACCGGTTGTTGAAAAAATTCGGAGCGTGGGGAACGAACAGATTCTGATAACGGAACGGGGTGCAAGTTTCGGATATAATAATCTGGTCAGCGATATGAGATCGCTGGTTATCCTGCGGGATCTGGGCTATCCGGTGGTGTACGACGCCACCCACAGCGTTCAGCTTCCCGGCGGGCAGGGAAATGTTTCCGGCGGTGAAAGAAAGATGATTATGCCGCTTGCCAGGGCAGCCGTTGCCACCGGTTGCGATGCCTTGTTTCTTGAAGTGCACGAAACCCCGGAAAAAGCCCTTTCTGATGCGGCGACCATGCTACCGGTTAACGATCTTCCGCGTCTCATTGAACAGGTAGTGGAGATTCACCGGATTGTGCCATGTGAATAATATGCGTACTTATTATTAACCCTGTCAGGGTTTAAAACCCTGACAGGGCCGCGTTATGGAGTCCATGATG from Candidatus Brocadia sp. includes these protein-coding regions:
- a CDS encoding Ig-like domain-containing protein; this translates as MAVPQKFITVLMATSMMFMYATSVLASLNDGLVASYPFNSNAQDESGNGNHGTVQGATLTNDRYGNANSAYSFDGIDDHILIPDNNSLDLSNSLTITAWIKSLDTSGPRAIVSKWNDDTRDWAYLFKDHNDSDKLRIELSQGNHHDLADLEGTTSIVPDQWIHVAVTYDSNFVKLYFNGAEDASLSRTGIMNNSAENLLIGAVYSRNISEYFHGVIDEVRIYNRALSESEIHELYSPDTTPPTVSSTNPTGNATEIDVTGVITAMFSEAMNAATINTNTFTVRDNNLNSAITGTVSYSGTTATFTPTSPLIYSTTYTATLTTGITDLAGNAISSDFTWNFTTRPLPVRYASSGMTVDGNLSESGWDVGIDAAKVVNGVTNNTAQFGVLWDTTYLYVGMRVLDNNLSNDSATVWHDDSIEVSIDGDYNHSTTYDSHDRRFNKGWNDASLYERSGNTTGVLHGWASVPGGYTIELAIPWGNLGITPAEGMTLGLSAGYSDDDNGGNREGKVIWIGNADTHSNPSSLGHIVLADSIAHYAFSEGAGTTAGDSSVYDKDGTISGAAWTTGKEGGGLGFNGTSDYVTIPLMSSDEMSLSAWFYKHANDVSYTDAIVGGFRNDANLQLQEGFEVRFSPASPNSLDFVLITRDGSGVRTSRTARRNLLNAAGSWYHVGCSYNKATGQQRLYVNGQLIRTVTHPAGNSIVPMTYYPGMTIGHSAATTGYFYGVIDDVRLYDRVLSDREMQGLYNAFTSALQARYALDENTGTVANDSSGNGNHGSVNGGATWTTGRYGGGLGFDGANDYVSIPRSNHDELSVCAWFYKNANDTARNDAIFSGFRNNSNAQLMEGFELRFPSGASSNTLQFVLTTQNGSGVRTMRTTQMNLGNSVGIWYHAAGTYNKATGEQKLYVNGQLVNTQTHPVGNTVVPLAAYTDMRIGHSRVRAGYFNGTIDDVRIYNRALSDQEALDVYHNF
- the kdsA gene encoding 3-deoxy-8-phosphooctulonate synthase; this encodes MRVTVRDFSIGRGHPLVFIAGPCVIESHEGCLKLAEKLKGIFQARKIPFIFKASYDKANRTSVHSYRGPGMKEGLKILADIQRQLNVPVLSDVHETEDVPFAAETLDVIQIPAFLCRQTDLVMAAAKTGKPVNVKKGQFLAPWDMKPVVEKIRSVGNEQILITERGASFGYNNLVSDMRSLVILRDLGYPVVYDATHSVQLPGGQGNVSGGERKMIMPLARAAVATGCDALFLEVHETPEKALSDAATMLPVNDLPRLIEQVVEIHRIVPCE